A single window of Chitinophaga sp. XS-30 DNA harbors:
- the rpsR gene encoding 30S ribosomal protein S18 produces MAVKQEIKYLTAVKQEKRQKKYCRFKKLGIKYIDYKDAEFLKKFLNDQGKMLPRRITGNSLKFQRKVAEAIKKARQMALLPYVTDLLK; encoded by the coding sequence ATGGCAGTTAAACAAGAGATCAAGTACTTAACCGCGGTTAAGCAAGAGAAGCGCCAGAAAAAATACTGCCGCTTCAAGAAATTGGGTATCAAGTATATAGATTACAAGGATGCCGAGTTTCTGAAAAAATTCCTGAACGATCAGGGCAAGATGCTGCCTCGCCGTATCACCGGCAACTCGCTGAAATTCCAGCGCAAGGTAGCCGAGGCTATCAAAAAAGCCCGTCAAATGGCTTTATTGCCTTATGTTACTGACCTTTTAAAGTAA
- the rplI gene encoding 50S ribosomal protein L9 produces MQVILIQDVDNLGQKNELVSVKNGYARNFLIPQKFAVEASNSNLKQLDERLKVAKVKEEKMLAEIAKVVEVLKAAPLTIGAKTGTSGKIFGSVTGVQIARAIKEQKGYEIDRRRIHILGDVKELGTYKARLDFGKGNETELEFEVVAE; encoded by the coding sequence ATGCAAGTAATCTTAATACAAGACGTAGATAATCTGGGCCAGAAGAATGAACTGGTAAGCGTGAAGAACGGTTACGCCAGGAATTTCCTGATCCCTCAGAAGTTTGCCGTTGAAGCAAGCAATTCCAACCTGAAGCAGCTGGACGAGCGCCTGAAAGTTGCCAAGGTGAAGGAAGAGAAAATGTTGGCCGAGATCGCGAAAGTGGTGGAAGTCCTCAAAGCTGCTCCGTTAACGATCGGTGCCAAAACCGGTACTTCCGGCAAGATCTTCGGTAGTGTTACCGGCGTACAGATCGCCCGTGCTATCAAAGAACAAAAAGGATATGAGATCGACCGTCGTCGCATCCATATTCTCGGAGATGTTAAAGAACTGGGTACTTACAAAGCCCGCCTCGATTTCGGCAAAGGCAATGAAACTGAGCTGGAATTTGAAGTAGTGGCCGAGTAA
- a CDS encoding ABC transporter permease, with protein sequence MQLRDTFSLALRSISANRLRTGLTVSIIAFGIMALVGILTAIDTMKSKIYDSFASMGANGFSIRNRELNIRIGGQGNATRGSNRKKRVRTSNRNAVITFDEAMAFKKRYDFPATVGVQFRAGGGMTVYRENRKTNPTVQVVGGDENYLQLSNYELSMGRNFNQVDIESARNVAILGNDVVKKIFPDRPEDALGANVRVGNVRYRVIGVLKTKGASNLFSADNVVVTTVTNTRRVFNRPNATYQVNVNVDDISLIDAAIGEATGTFRIIRKMTTDEENNFYMSRSDSVAEMLFNSLGTITAAAALIGLITLFGSAIGLMNIMLVSVAERTREIGVNKALGATAPTIRQQFVFEAIIISVLGGILGTFLGMMVGNLMSLLLGSSFVIPWVWITVGILSCAFVGLVSGIYPAVKASKLDPIVALRYE encoded by the coding sequence ATGCAATTAAGAGATACCTTTTCCCTCGCTCTGCGCTCCATCAGCGCCAACCGCCTGCGCACAGGGCTGACCGTTTCTATTATAGCCTTCGGCATTATGGCCCTGGTGGGTATTCTCACGGCTATTGACACCATGAAAAGCAAGATATACGACAGCTTTGCCAGCATGGGCGCCAATGGATTCTCCATCCGCAACCGGGAACTGAATATCCGGATCGGCGGTCAGGGCAATGCTACCCGTGGCTCCAACCGCAAAAAACGGGTGCGCACCTCCAACCGCAACGCCGTGATCACATTCGATGAGGCGATGGCCTTCAAGAAAAGGTATGATTTCCCGGCTACCGTAGGCGTGCAATTCCGTGCCGGTGGAGGGATGACGGTGTACCGGGAGAACAGGAAAACCAATCCAACGGTACAGGTGGTCGGCGGGGATGAGAATTATCTGCAATTATCAAATTACGAGTTGTCCATGGGGCGGAATTTTAACCAGGTAGACATAGAATCTGCCCGGAATGTAGCCATCCTGGGGAACGACGTGGTCAAGAAAATATTTCCCGACCGCCCAGAGGACGCGCTGGGGGCCAACGTCCGGGTAGGAAATGTACGGTACCGGGTGATCGGGGTCCTGAAGACAAAAGGCGCCAGTAATCTGTTCAGTGCGGATAATGTGGTGGTGACAACGGTGACCAACACCCGCAGGGTATTCAACCGGCCGAATGCCACCTACCAGGTAAATGTGAATGTTGATGACATATCCCTTATCGATGCGGCCATCGGGGAAGCTACGGGCACTTTCCGCATTATCCGGAAGATGACCACCGATGAAGAGAATAATTTTTATATGAGCCGCAGCGACAGTGTAGCGGAAATGCTGTTCAACAGTCTGGGTACGATCACCGCCGCTGCTGCGCTGATCGGGCTGATCACGCTTTTTGGTTCGGCAATAGGGCTCATGAATATCATGCTGGTATCTGTGGCGGAGCGTACGCGGGAGATAGGGGTGAACAAGGCATTGGGGGCTACGGCTCCCACTATCCGGCAGCAGTTCGTTTTCGAGGCGATCATTATCAGTGTGCTGGGCGGTATCCTGGGGACATTCCTGGGCATGATGGTGGGTAACCTGATGTCGTTACTGCTGGGTTCCAGTTTTGTGATCCCCTGGGTCTGGATCACGGTGGGTATCCTGTCCTGCGCCTTTGTAGGCCTGGTATCCGGGATCTACCCGGCGGTGAAGGCTTCGAAGCTGGACCCGATCGTGGCATTGCGGTATGAGTAA
- a CDS encoding proton-conducting transporter membrane subunit, with the protein MATMGLARRQPLLALVNTVFLLSLAGIPLTAGFFAKYFVLTAAVQQGELLWLVILAVLCAAISAYYYFRVIIAMYFKAGDAETLPITGGFRSVLVIGAAVIILLGVFPNLLLQFL; encoded by the coding sequence ATGGCTACAATGGGTCTTGCCCGCCGGCAGCCGCTGCTGGCGCTGGTGAATACGGTCTTCCTCCTGTCGCTTGCCGGTATTCCGCTGACGGCCGGGTTCTTTGCCAAATATTTTGTGCTGACTGCCGCTGTGCAGCAGGGAGAGCTGTTGTGGCTGGTGATCCTGGCGGTTTTATGCGCGGCGATCAGCGCTTATTATTATTTCCGGGTGATCATTGCCATGTATTTCAAGGCAGGGGATGCGGAGACGCTGCCCATTACCGGCGGTTTCCGCAGTGTACTGGTGATCGGTGCCGCAGTGATCATCCTGCTGGGCGTGTTCCCGAACCTGCTGTTGCAGTTCCTTTGA